The following coding sequences are from one Bos taurus isolate L1 Dominette 01449 registration number 42190680 breed Hereford chromosome 26, ARS-UCD2.0, whole genome shotgun sequence window:
- the PWWP2B gene encoding PWWP domain-containing protein 2B, whose translation MEPRAGCRLPVRVEQVVNGALLVTASCGERSFAGILLDCTKKSGLFGLPPLAPLTQAQDAPVNGCHGPSPAEGDAEAMPLGTGPPAPEGGDGAPEPPLPPVPPLPAGSLPPFPPYFEGAPFPPPLWLRNTYRQWVPQPPPRGVKRTRRRLSRNRDPGRLALSPIRLRPRQVLCEKCKSTQSPPEASPGPPAAPRPRREPRKPEDPDGGGDAAAAKKSRRERREEARPGVPRSPAIKISYSTPQGTGEVVEIPPRVHGSLEPFCPPPASPGGLDPEPPRDRPAAGAPASIPKLKLTRPLPPGATPPPPKIRLKPRRLGAGKQEPVYRAELVQELKGRGLPADGATHRGGLADSSSASSGEDDDCKGCPRGAHGPDNAGLAFLATCPGRSGCTSELAWSSDSLDESKSSGSDGTLPDTCDLSPGDGVPSSSKGTRPTVPPLTVRLHTQSVSKCVTEDGRTVAVGDIVWGKVHGFPWWPARVLDISLSQKEDGEPSWQEAKVSWFGSPTTSFLSTSKLSPFSEFFKLRFNRKKKGMYRKAITEAANAAQHVAPEIRELLTQFET comes from the coding sequence GTCTGGCCTCTTCGGCCTGCCCCCGTTGGCTCCGCTGACCCAGGCCCAGGACGCCCCTGTCAACGGCTGCCACGGCCCGTCCCCCGCGGAGGGAGACGCGGAGGCCATGCCCCTGGGGACGGGCCCCCCGGCGCCTGAAGGCGGGGACGGAGCCCCCGAGCCGCCCCTGCCGCCGGTCCCGCCGCTGCCGGCCGGAAGCCTGCCCCCGTTCCCGCCCTACTTCGAAGGCGCCCCCTTCCCGCCCCCGCTCTGGCTGAGGAACACCTACCGGCAGTGGGTGCCGCAGCCGCCGCCCCGGGGCGTCAAGAGGACCCGCCGGCGCCTGTCCCGCAACCGCGACCCCGGCCGCCTGGCCCTGAGCCCCATCCGCCTGCGGCCGCGCCAAGTGCTGTGTGAGAAGTGCAAGAGCACCCAGAGCCCCCCGGAGGCCAGCCCCGGGCCCCCTGCCGCCCCCCGGCCACGCAGGGAGCCCCGCAAGCCCGAGGACCCCGACGGAGGAGGCGACGCGGCCGCCGCCAAGAAGAGCAGGCGCGAGCGGCGGGAGGAGGCGCGGCCGGGGGTGCCGCGGAGCCCGGCCATCAAGATCTCCTACAGCACGCCCCAGGGCACCGGGGAGGTGGTGGAGATCCCCCCTCGCGTGCACGGCTCCCTGGAGCCCTTCTGTCCACCCCCGGCCTCGCCCGGAGGCCTGGACCCCGAGCCTCCCAGGGACCGGCCTGCGGCAGGCGCCCCCGCCTCCATTCCCAAGCTGAAGCTGACGCGGCCCCTGCCCCCCGGGGCCACCCCGCCGCCCCCCAAGATCCGCCTGAAGCCTCGCCGCCTGGGGGCTGGCAAGCAGGAGCCCGTCTACAGGGCCGAGCTGGTGCAGGAACTCAAGGGCCGAGGGCTCCCGGCCGACGGCGCCACCCACCGAGGCGGGCTGGCGGACTCGTCCTCCGCGAGCTCTGGCGAGGATGATGACTGCAAGGGGTGTCCCCGGGGCGCCCACGGGCCCGACAACGCCGGGCTGGCTTTCCTCGCCACCTGCCCCGGGAGAAGCGGCTGTACCAGCGAGCTGGCATGGAGCAGCGACAGCCTGGACGAGTCCAAGTCGTCCGGCTCGGATGGGACGTTGCCGGACACCTGCGACCTCTCGCCTGGCGATGGCGTGCCCTCTTCATCCAAGGGCACGAGGCCCACAGTCCCGCCCCTGACGGTCAGGCTGCACACGCAGAGCGTCTCCAAGTGCGTTACCGAGGACGGGAGGACCGTGGCTGTAGGGGACATTGTGTGGGGTAAGGTTCACGGCTTCCCTTGGTGGCCGGCACGTGTTCTGGACATTAGTCTTAGCCAGAAAGAGGACGGGGAGCCCTCCTGGCAAGAAGCGAAAGTCTCGTGGTTTGGTTCTCCAACTACATCATTTTTGTCAACCTCAAAACTGTCCCCTTTCTCTGAATTTTTCAAACTGAGATTTAACCGTAAGAAGAAGGGGATGTATCGGAAAGCTATCACAGAGGCCGCCAATGCCGCCCAGCACGTGGCCCCAGAAATAAGGGAGCTCTTAACCCAGTTCGAAACGTAA